Proteins encoded in a region of the Drosophila sechellia strain sech25 chromosome 2L, ASM438219v1, whole genome shotgun sequence genome:
- the LOC6611485 gene encoding trifunctional purine biosynthetic protein adenosine-3, with amino-acid sequence MSHRVLVIGSGGREHAICWKLSQSPKVAQIYALPGSHGIQLVEKCRNLDAKILDPKDFEAIAKWSKENQIALVVVGPEDPLALGLGDVLQSTGIPCFGPGKQGAQIEADKKWAKDFMLRHGIPTARYESFTDTEKAKAFIRSAPYPALVVKAAGLAAGKGVVVAANAEEACQAVDEILGELKYGQAGATLVVEELLEGEEVSVLAFTDGKSVRAMLPAQDHKRLGNGDTGPNTGGMGAYCPCPLISQPALELVQKAVLERAVQGLIKERINYQGILYAGLMLTRDGPRVLEFNCRFGDPETQVILPLLESDLFDVMQACCSAKLDKIPLQWRNGVSAVGVILASAGYPETSTKGCFISGLPAANTATQLVFHSGLAVNAQKEALTNGGRVLIAIALDGSLKEAAAKATKLAGSITFSGSGAQYRTDIAQKAFKIASASTPGLSYKDSGVDIDAGDALVQRIKPLSRGTQRPGVLGGLGGFGGLFRLKELSYKEPVIAEATQGVGAKIHLALEHELYENVGYDLFALAANDVLEVGAEPVAFLDYIACGKLQVTLAAQLVKGMADGCRDARCALVGGETAEMPSLYAPGQHDMAGYCVGIVEHSRILPRFDLYQPGDLLIGLPSSGLHCAGFNEILTQLAASKVNLRERSPVDGGDDGLTLAHVLATPTQLYVQQLLPHLQKGDEIKSVAHVTHGLLNDVLRLLPEGFETTLDFGAVPVPKIFGWLAGKLKLSAQTLLERHNCGIGMVLILPQSSQLWRTSLPGAKVLGVLQRRSKVSGSAVQVRNFVEQLEKVASPFGGLGDRELPEELKKLPSDSDLTAPREECFENAVGRRLTRIPTHYKDPILILGTDGVGTKLKIAQQTNRNTSVGIDLVAMCVNDILCNGAEPISFSSYYACGLWQEHLAKEVHSGVQEGARQANSSFIDSHSAALPLLYGPRVYDLAGFALGIAEHSGILPLLDELQPGDVLIGLPSSGVHSNGFSLVHAVLKRVGLGLHDKAPFSQKTLGEELLVPTKIYVQALSTLISRGNHGIKALAHITGGGLSENIPRVLRKDLAVRLDANKFQLPPVFAWLAAAGNISSTELQRTYNCGLGMVLVVAPTEVENVLKELFYPQRAAVVGEVVARKDPKKPQVVVQNFEASLTRTQKMLSQRRKRVAVLISGTGSNLQALIDATRDSAQGIHADVVLVISNKPGVLGLQRATQAGIPSLVISHKDFASREVYDAELTRNLKAARVDLICLAGFMRVLSAPFVREWRGRLVNIHPSLLPKYPGLHVQKQALEAGEKESGCTVHFVDEGVDTGAIIVQAAVPILPDDDEDSLAQRIHKAEHWAFPRALAMLANGTALISPEVSSQ; translated from the exons ATGTCGCATCGCGTTCTGGTCATTGGCAGCGGCGGTCGGGAGCACGCGATCTGCTGGAAGTTGTCGCAATCTCCGAAGGTGGCCCAAATATACGCACTGCCGGGCAGCCATGGCATCCAGCTGGTGGAGAAGTGTCGGAATCTGGATGCTAAGATCTTGGATCCTAAGGACTTCGAG GCCATTGCTAAATGGAGCAAGGAGAACCAGATAGCCCTGGTGGTTGTGGGACCCGAAGATCCCTTGGCTTTGGGCTTGGGCGATGTGCTGCAGAGCACTGGAATCCCCTGCTTTGGACCCGGCAAGCAAGGTGCCCAAATCGAGGCGGACAAGAAGTGGGCCAAGGACTTCATGCTGCGCCATGGGATTCCCACAGCACGTTACGAGAGTTTCACGGACACCGAAAAGGCCAAGGCATTCATCAGAAG CGCTCCGTATCCAGCTCTGGTGGTGAAAGCTGCTGGATTGGCCGCGGGCAAGGGCGTGGTGGTGGCCGCCAATGCGGAGGAGGCCTGCCAGGCGGTGGACGAGATCCTTGGAGAGCTGAAGTACGGACAGGCGGGTGCCACGCTGGTGGTGGAGGAGCTGCTGGAGGGCGAAGAGGTTTCCGTTCTGGCCTTCACCGATGGCAAAAGTGTGCGCGCCATGCTGCCAGCGCAGGATCACAAGCGTCTGGGCAACGGCGACACTGGACCAAACACCGGAGGCATGGGCGCCTACTGCCCATGTCCGTTGATCAGCCAGCCAGCACTGGAACTGGTGCAAAAGGCCGTGCTGGAGCGGGCTGTGCAGGGTCTGATCAAGGAGAGGATCAACTACCAGGGTATACTCTATGCGGGACTCATGTTGACACGCGATGGTCCCCGTGTGCTGGAGTTTAACTGCCGGTTTGGAGATCCCGAGACCCAGGTAATTCTGCCGCTGCTCGAAAGCGATCTGTTCGATGTGATGCAGGCTTGTTGCAGCGCAAAGCTGGACAAGATTCCTCTGCAATGGCGCAATGGAGTGAGTGCCGTGGGTGTGATCCTGGCCAGTGCTGGCTATCCGGAGACCTCCACAAAGGGTTGCTTCATATCGG GACTTCCGGCTGCCAATACGGCCACCCAACTGGTCTTTCACAGCGGCCTTGCCGTGAATGCACAAAAGGAAGCCCTGACCAATGGCGGTCGCGTCCTCATTGCCATCGCCCTGGACGGCAGCTTGAAGGAGGCCGCTGCGAAGGCCACCAAATTGGCGGGCAGCATCACTTTCTCGGGCTCTGGAGCTCAGTACCGAACGGACATTGCCCAGAAGGCGTTCAAAAT TGCCAGTGCCAGCACCCCGGGTTTGAGTTACAAGGACAGCGGAGTGGACATCGATGCTGGAGATGCACTGGTGCAACGCATCAAGCCCTTGTCTCGGGGCACCCAGCGCCCTGGCGTCCTTGGCGGCTTGGGTGGATTTGGAGGACTGTTCCGCTTGAAGGAACTCAGCTACAAGGAGCCAGTCATTGCTGAGGCTACTCAGGGAGTCGGAGCCAAGATTCACCTTGCCCTTGAGCACGAATTGTATGAAAATGTGGGCTACGACCTGTTTGCCTTGGCTGCTAATGATGTCCTGGAAGTGGGTGCCGAGCCGGTCGCCTTTCTGGACTACATTGCCTGTGGGAAGCTGCAAGTTACATTGGCCGCCCAGTTGGTCAAGGGAATGGCTGATGGCTGCCGGGATGCGCGATGCGCCTTAGTGG GTGGTGAGACTGCAGAGATGCCCTCTCTTTATGCTCCCGGTCAGCACGACATGGCTGGCTATTGCGTTGGCATAGTGGAGCACTCTCGAATCCTGCCCCGTTTCGATCTTTACCAGCCGGGTGACCTGCTCATCGGTCTGCCATCATCTGGACTCCATTGCGCCGGCTTCAATGAGATACTCACCCAGTTGGCGGCATCCAAAGTGAATCTCAGAGAGCGCTCTCCCGTGGACGGTGGCGACGATGGGCTGACCTTGGCCCATGtcttggccacgcccactcaacTGTATGTCCAGCAGCTGTTGCCTCATCTTCAGAAAGGAGATGAGATCAAGTCTGTGGCTCACGTGACCCATGGTCTGCTGAACGATGTCCTCCGTCTTCTTCCCGAAGGATTCGAGACAACGCTGGATTTCGGTGCCGTCCCAGTGCCCAAAATCTTTGGCTGGCTGGCCGGAAAGCTAAAGCTGAGTGCCCAAACGCTTCTTGAGCGACACAACTGCGGCATTGGCATGGTTCTGATCCTGCCTCAGTCAAGTCAGCTGTGGCGAACGTCCCTTCCCGGAGCCAAAGTGCTGGGTGTCTTGCAACGGCGGTCAAAGGTTAGTGGATCAGCCGTTCAGGTGCGCAACTTTGTGGAACAACTGGAGAAGGTGGCCTCGCCGTTCGGTGGTCTCGGAGATCGGGAATTGCCCGAAGAGCTCAAAAAACTGCCTTCCGATTCGGACTTAACAGCTCCTCGCGAGGAATGCTTTGAAAATGCAGTTGGTCGTCGGCTTACGCGCATACCCACCCACTACAAGGACCCCATTCTCATCCTGGGCACCGATGGAGTGGGCACCAAGCTGAAAATAGCGCAGCAAACGAATCGCAACACGAGCGTGGGCATCGATTTGGTGGCCATGTGCGTCAACGACATCCTCTGCAATGGAGCCGAGCCAATCAGTTTCTCAAGCTACTATGCCTGcggcctctggcaggagcatTTGGCCAAGGAGGTTCACTCCGGGGTCCAAGAGGGCGCCAGGCAGGCGAACAGCAGTTTCATTG ACTCACACAGTGCTGCTCTGCCGCTGCTGTACGGACCACGGGTCTATGATCTGGCTGGCTTCGCCTTGGGCATAGCAGAACACTCTGGAATTCTACCCCTCTTGGATGAACTCCAGCCAGGAGATGTGCTCATCGGCTTACCTTCGTCTGGCGTCCACAGCAACGGATTCAGTTTGGTTCACGCCGTTTTGAAGCGAGTGGGCTTGGGTCTGCATGACAAGGCGCCTTTTAGTCAGAAGACGCTGGGCGAGGAGCTGCTGGTACCCACCAAGATCTACGTCCAGGCACTGTCCACTCTGATCTCCCGCGGGAATCACGGCATCAAGGCACTAGCCCATATTACAGGAGGAGGCCTGAGCGAGAATATACCGCGAGTGTTGCGTAAGGATCTGGCCGTACGCCTGGATGCCAATAAGTTCCAGCTTCCGCCCGTTTTCGCCTGGCTTGCAGCGGCCGGAAATATCAGTTCCACTGAGCTGCAGCGCACATATAACTGCGGCTTGGGTATGGTCCTGGTGGTGGCCCCCACGGAAGTCGAGAACGTTCTCAAGGAGCTGTTTTATCCGCAAAGAGCAGCTGTGGTCGGCGAGGTGGTGGCCCGCAAGGATCCGAAGAAGCCGCAGGTGGTGGTCCAGAACTTTGAGGCATCATTGACAAGGACACAGAAGATGCTCTCCCAGCGTCGGAAGCGAGTTGCTGTCCTCATTTCGGGAACGGGCAGCAACCTGCAGGCACTAATAGATGCAACGCGCGACTCGGCACAGGGTATCCATGCCGACGTTGTGCTGGTAATCAGCAATAAGCCTGGTGTCCTGGGTCTGCAACGAGCCACGCAAGCCGGAATACCTTCGTTGGTCATCTCTCACAAGGATTTCGCTAGCCGAGAGGTCTATGACGCGGAACTCACGCGAAATCTGAAGGCGGCTCGGGTGGATCTGATCTGTCTTGCCGGCTTTATGCGTGTCCTGAGTGCTCCATTCGTTCGGGAGTGGCGTGGACGGCTCGTCAATATCCATCCCTCGCTGCTGCCCAAGTATCCTGGCCTGCATGTCCAGAAGCAGGCCTTGGAGGCGGGTGAAAAGGAGTCCGGCTGCACGGTTCACTTCGTGGACGAGGGTGTGGACACGGGAGCGATTATTGTTCAGGCTGCTGTTCCCATTTTGCCCGATGACGACGAGGATTCGCTGGCGCAACGCATCCACAAGGCTGAGCACTGGGCTTTTCCAAGGGCATTGGCAATGTTGGCCAACGGAACGGCTCTCATTTCTCCGGAAGTCAGCAGTCAGTAA
- the LOC6611487 gene encoding trithorax group protein osa, which produces MSHGEDVLDNWEEIDEDELSMTLQTKLQASDPPVNKMKLLQRPQSVQESSQILSSGDGGGSGGGNPPPRQITIARKPQAPPAEVDSSTQQQPVMMVLHKTTNDYDAATYCTPTSNQTVKILRRPAQSEERRDINGMRPKQPIKTLKQREQEYAEARLRILGAAKNPEDDKPATPFTPAVNSSSVAVSSAPTPATPPSAVSNNNVINNNSSHPAGGMHRSSSAPKMSQVTPMYNNYNSYFPGLHNQPGLNYYYPHNPQHQHPQQQQQQQQPSQHFNQRLPPYGGGGSGLGGVGMQAQAPPQSSPNPQQSWSPVVGGSVSAALLRQQSLQSPQQHQQQHQHQLQQNHQAQQLGQHPHPFNDLVLRLPKGPCPNGSIGFQMRR; this is translated from the exons ATGTCCCATGGCGAGGATGTGTTAGACAACTGGGAGGAAATCGACGAGGATGAG CTCTCTATGACTCTGCAAACAAAGCTGCAGGCGAGCGACCCACCTGTCAACAAAATGAAATTGCTCCAACGGCCGCAGAGCGTACAGGAGTCCTCACAAATCCTCAGCAGCGGCGATGGTGGTGGAAGCGGGGGCGGGAATCCCCCGCCACGGCAGATCACAATTGCCCGGAAGCCCCAAGCACCGCCAGCAGAGGTTGACTCATCTACCCAGCAGCAGCCCGTCATGATGGTGCTGCACAAGACGACCAATGACTATGATGCGGCCACCTATTGCACGCCCACCAGCAACCAAACCGTCAAGATACTGCGACGGCCCGCCCAGTCGGAGGAGCGGCGGGACATTAACGGGATGCGACCGAAACAGCCCATCAAGACCCTCAAGCAGCGCGAACAGGAGTACGCCGAGGCCAGGCTGCGCATCCTGGGCGCTGCCAAAAACCCGGAGGATGACAAACC ggcCACTCCCTTCACGCCAGCTGTCAATAGCAGCAGTGTGGCTGTTTCGTCCGCGCCGACGCCTGCCACTCCCCCCTCTGCggtcagcaacaacaacgtcATCAACAACAATAGTAGCCATCCAGCAGGCGGAATGCACCGCTCGAGTTCGGCACCGAAGATGTCCCAAGTGACGCCGATGTATAATAACTACAACAGCTACTTCCCGGGGCTGCACAATCAGCCTGGCCTTAACTACTACTATCCGCATAACCCGCAACATCAGCatccgcagcaacagcaacagcagcagcagccgtcGCAGCATTTCAATCAACGGCTACCGCCGTACGGAGGCGGAGGATCGGGACTGGGCGGTGTTGGGATGCAGGCTCAGGCGCCGCCCCAGTCGTCGCCCAATCCGCAGCAGAGCTGGTCACCTGTTGTGGGCGGATCAGTGTCCGCTGCCCTCCTGCGCCAACAGTCGCTCCAGTCGccgcagcagcaccagcagcagcaccagcatcaGCTGCAGCAGAACCATCAGGCGCAGCAGCTCGGCCAGCACCCGCATCCGTTCAACGACCTAGTCCTGCGCCTGCCCAAGGGTCCCTGTCCGAATGGCTCCATTGGCTTTCAGATGCGGCGGTAA
- the LOC6611488 gene encoding mitochondrial magnesium exporter 1, which translates to MEEVEISTEKKSNPVKSFIAGGVGGMCNVLVGHPLDTIKVRLQTMPTPLPGQPPRYKGVIDCAARTFRYEGIRGFYRGISAPLVGVTPIYAVDFAVYAAGKRLFQTDDHIRLTYPQIFAAGALAGVCSALVTVPTDRIKVLLQTQTVSNGPLLYNGTIDTAAKLYRQGGIRSLFKGTCACILRDSPTGFYFVTYEFLQELARKKSANGKISTTSTILSGGTAGIVFWTLAVPFDVLKSRLQSAPEGTYKHGIRSVFRNLMATEGPKALIRGILPILLRAFPSTAAVFFGVELTNDLLKA; encoded by the exons ATGGAGGAGGTCGAAATCAGCACGGAAAAGAAATCCAATCCCGTAAAGTCATTTATTGCGGGCGGCGTGGGAGGCATGTGCAATGTGCTCGTAGGCCATCCTTTGGACACAATAAAG GTACGTCTCCAAACCATGCCCACACCTCTACCTGGACAACCGCCTAGATACAAGGGAGTCATTGATTGTGCCGCCAGGACATTTCGTTATGAGGGTATTCGCGGATTCTACAGAGGAATATCCGCTCCACTCGTGGGAGTAACACCCATTTATGCCGTGGACTTTGCCGTCTATGCGGCGGGTAAACGATTGTTCCAAACGGATGACCACATTAGGCTCACCTACCCACAAATCTTCGCCGCGGGAGCCTTGGCCGGAGTTTGTTCCGCCCTTGTCACAGTGCCCACCGATCGTATAAAAGTCCTTCTACAGACGCAAACCGTGTCCAACGGACCTCTGCTCTACAATGGAACCATTGACACGGCCGCCAAGCTATATAGGCAGGGTGGCATTCGGAGCCTCTTCAAGGGAACCTGCGCGTGCATTCTGAGAG ACTCGCCCACCGGTTTTTACTTTGTGACCTACGAGTTCCTCCAGGAATTGGCTAGAAAGAAGTCCGCCAATGGGAAGATTAGCACCACATCAACTATTCTGTCCGGCGGAACGGCGGGCATTGTATTTTGGACTTTGGCCGTGCCGTTCGATGTACTTAAAAGCCGTCTCCAGTCGG CACCTGAGGGAACATACAAGCACGGCATTCGCAGCGTTTTTAGAAACCTCATGGCCACAGAAGGCCCAAAAGCTCTAATTCGCGGTATCCTGCCAATTCTACTTCGTGCCTTTCCCTCCACCGCAGCAGTTTTCTTCGGCGTGGAGCTAACCAATGATTTGCTGAAGGCTTAA
- the LOC6611486 gene encoding pupal cuticle protein, with translation MYLLVNFIVALAVLQVQAGSSYIPDSDRNTRTLQNDLQVERDGKYRYAYETSNGISASQEGLGGVAVQGGSSYTSPEGEVINVNYVADEFGYHPVGAHIPQVPDYILRALEYIRTHPYQIKDYYTGELKTVEHDAAAFNVYTRNIQDHTIPQSRPSTTPKTIYLTHPPTTTSRPLRQRRAVPTH, from the exons ATGTATTTGCTT GTGAACTTCATCGTAGCGCTGGCCGTGCTGCAGGTGCAAGCCGGCTCCTCCTACATTCCGGACTCGGATCGCAACACACGCACGCTTCAGAACGATCTGCAGGTGGAGCGGGATGGCAAGTATCGGTATGCCTACGAGACGTCCAATGGCATTTCCGCATCGCAGGAGGGATTGGGTGGCGTGGCCGTGCAGGGCGGTAGTAGTTACACATCACCCGAGGGCGAAGTCATCAATGTGAACTATGTGGCCGATGAATTTGGCTATCATCCCGTGGGCGCCCACATACCCCAGGTGCCGGACTACATACTGCGCGCCCTGGAGTACATTAGGACGCATCCCTACCAGATCAAGGACTACTACACCGGCGAGCTGAAGACCGTGGAGCATGATGCGGCCGCCTTCAATGTGTACACACGCAACATACAGGATCATACGATCCCCCAATCCCGACCGAGCACCACGCCCAAGACCATATACCTCACCCATCCGCCCACGACCACGTCGCGACCTCTGCGCCAAAGACGAGCTGTTCCGACGCACTGA
- the LOC6611483 gene encoding essential MCU regulator, mitochondrial, with translation MPFSGDNFKDFKEINKIPKENNKYKYIAVLITVIPGIILGGYMGKKLAQFLEVFDLYAPDVSEDD, from the coding sequence atgccATTTAGTGGAGACAACTTCAAGGActttaaagaaataaataaaattcccaAGGAGAACAATAAGTACAAGTACATCGCTGTTTTGATCACGGTTATACCCGGCATTATATTGGGAGGTTATATGGGCAAGAAGTTGGCCCAATTCCTCGAAGTATTTGATCTGTATGCGCCCGATGTCTCGGAAGATGATTAA
- the LOC6611484 gene encoding dnaJ homolog subfamily C member 28 yields MWLAGNLFKGSIATRFGRMLHLKRKEVYMECFRILGVHESADQNTVRHAYLDLVKRVHPDSGTEEASAERFQQVDEAFRVLQEKFAKGRRNIQEDEEEAMEFDIKHTAPQHRQYLSNEGIGVGTPFQRQKQYQQVRAMKAQERVLEHRIDKAAAGEKTLMSKGGSHFRKHAIKTKYGIDRVVEDLIQEAMSKGDFNNLNGSGKPLSSAQSQNPYLDFTTHKLNKIMLDNGFTPEWISLGKDIRDAIAQLKTKLRQERKYYGEWPLQRTEDLAAWKVFTLNHQDDVQQLNKLIDKYNLIVPILKNQFFRLHLDRMAEPIFKDPELQRNVIRPEMRAKPSSNIESQDSSSTSLFSLISKLL; encoded by the exons ATGTGGTTGGCTGGGAATCTGTTCAAAGGATCCATAGCAACCAGATTCGGGCGCATGCTGCATCTCAAGCGAAAGGAAGTTTATATG GAATGCTTCCGCATCCTGGGCGTTCACGAATCAGCTGATCAGAATACGGTTCGCCACGCCTACTTAGATCTGGTGAAACGGGTGCATCCTGATTCGGGAACGGAGGAAGCCAGTGCCGAACGCTTCCAGCAGGTGGACGAGGCATTCCGTGTGCTGCAGGAGAAGTTCGCCAAGGGAAGGCGAAACATtcaggaggacgaggaggaggccaTGGAGTTTGACATCAAGCATACGGCGCCGCAGCACCGGCAATATCTTTCCAACGAGGGCATCGGAGTGGGAACTCCCTTTCAGCGGCAGAAGCAGTACCAGCAGGTGCGCGCCATGAAGGCTCAGGAACGTGTTCTGGAGCACCGCATCGACAAGGCGGCTGCCGGAGAGAAAACACTGATGTCCAAGGGCGGCAGCCACTTTCGTAAACATGCCATTAAGACCAAGTACGGTATTGATCGTGTGGTCGAGGATCTCATTCAGGAGGCCATGTCCAAGGGTGACTTTAACAATCTAAACGGGTCAGGAAAGCCCCTGTCCTCGGCTCAGTCACAGAATCCCTATCTGGACTTTACGACCCACAAGTTGAACAAGATTATGTTGGACAACGGCTTCACGCCGGAATGGATAAGCCTGGGCAAGGACATTCGCGATGCGATTGCTCAGCTGAAGACGAAACTGCGCCAGGAGCGCAAATACTACGGCGAATGGCCATTGCAGCGCACGGAGGATCTGGCAGCCTGGAAAGTATTCACGCTGAATCACCAGGACGATGTGCAGCAATTAAACAAGCTTATTGACAAGTACAATCTAATAGTGCCCATTCTGAAAAATCAGTTCTTTCGCCTGCACCTCGATAGGATGGCCGAACCTATATTTAAGGATCCGGAATTGCAGCGTAACGTAATCAGACCCGAAATGAGAGCTAAACCCAGCAGCAATATAGAGAGCCAGGACAGTTCCAGCACAAGTTTGTTTTCGCTAATTAGCAAACTATTGTAA
- the LOC6611489 gene encoding ras-related protein Rab-30, giving the protein MEDYKFLFKIVLVGNAGVGKTCLVRRFTQGLFPPGQGATIGVDFMIKTVEVEGEKIKLQIWDTAGQERFRSITQSYYRSAHALILVYDISCQPTFDCLPDWLREIQEYANSKVLKILVGNKTDRDDREIPTQIGEEFAKQHDMYFLETSAKEAENVERLFYEIAAELIGQARSKDGSSSAAAAAAQRQSEGSSIGLGSFSAKAAQSNCCGGLASGGSNSSQGG; this is encoded by the coding sequence ATGGAGGACTACAAGTTCCTGTTCAAAATCGTCCTGGTGGGCAATGCTGGTGTTGGAAAAACCTGCCTGGTGCGCCGCTTTACTCAGGGCCTATTTCCACCTGGCCAGGGTGCCACCATTGGTGTGGATTTCATGATTAAGACGGTGGAGGTGGAGGGCGAGAAGATCAAGCTACAAATCTGGGACACCGCCGGCCAGGAGCGGTTCCGATCCATCACGCAAAGCTACTATCGATCGGCTCACGCCTTGATCCTGGTGTACGACATCAGCTGCCAGCCCACATTTGACTGCCTGCCGGACTGGCTGCGCGAGATCCAGGAGTATGCCAACTCCAAGGTACTCAAAATCCTGGTGGGTAACAAGACAGACAGGGATGACCGAGAGATTCCCACCCAAATTGGCGAAGAGTTCGCCAAGCAACATGACATGTACTTCTTGGAGACATCCGCCAAGGAGGCAGAGAATGTGGAGCGGCTGTTCTACGAGATTGCCGCCGAATTGATTGGTCAGGCAAGGAGCAAGGATGGCAGTAGTTCGGCCGCAGCGGCAGCCGCCCAGCGTCAGTCGGAGGGCAGCTCCATCGGCCTGGGGAGCTTCAGTGCCAAGGCAGCACAGAGTAATTGCTGTGGCGGACTCGCCAGCGGCGGCTCCAACTCTAGTCAAGGCGGCTGA